The following coding sequences lie in one Mycobacterium sp. Z3061 genomic window:
- a CDS encoding amidohydrolase family protein produces the protein MRTVALEEHYATTHFLNGPGGWLKSRPDISEALVDLGDTRIKEMDEAGVDVAVLSLVAPGVEQLDGPAAVRLARRCNDELAAAVQRYPGRLAGFAALPISEPGAAADELARAIADGFVGAVVNGHCRGVYLDDPHFDPVLERAAALRVPIYLHPTIPPAAVIESCYAGFSEEVTFALATVGWGWHINTGTQVLRLILGGVFDRHPDLQIIIGHMGEALPFMIPRFEATLRPELTGLRRPVSAYLRENLTYTFANFNNEATYANLVANVGVDRVAFSTDHPFGSMSAARQFLDALPLTRYERAAISHRNAERLLGL, from the coding sequence ATGCGCACCGTCGCACTCGAAGAGCACTACGCCACAACGCATTTCCTCAACGGTCCGGGTGGCTGGCTGAAATCCCGGCCGGACATCAGCGAGGCGCTGGTCGATCTCGGAGACACCCGTATCAAGGAGATGGACGAGGCCGGCGTCGACGTGGCTGTGCTGTCACTGGTCGCACCGGGCGTGGAGCAACTCGACGGACCCGCGGCGGTGCGCCTGGCCCGCAGGTGCAACGACGAACTCGCCGCCGCCGTGCAGCGGTATCCCGGGCGGCTGGCGGGATTCGCCGCGCTGCCGATCAGCGAGCCCGGCGCGGCGGCCGACGAACTCGCCCGCGCGATCGCGGATGGCTTTGTCGGCGCGGTGGTCAACGGCCACTGCCGGGGCGTCTACCTCGACGACCCGCATTTCGATCCCGTCCTGGAACGAGCCGCCGCGCTGCGGGTTCCGATCTATCTGCACCCGACCATCCCGCCCGCCGCAGTCATCGAGTCCTGCTACGCCGGGTTCTCCGAAGAGGTGACGTTCGCGCTGGCGACGGTGGGCTGGGGCTGGCACATCAACACCGGCACCCAGGTACTGCGACTCATCCTCGGCGGCGTGTTCGACAGGCACCCCGATCTGCAGATCATCATCGGGCATATGGGTGAGGCGCTGCCGTTCATGATCCCGCGCTTCGAGGCCACGCTGCGACCGGAACTGACCGGTCTGCGCCGTCCGGTCAGTGCCTACCTGCGCGAGAACCTGACGTACACCTTCGCCAACTTCAACAATGAAGCCACCTACGCCAACCTGGTGGCCAACGTCGGCGTGGATCGGGTGGCCTTCTCCACCGACCATCCCTTCGGATCCATGTCGGCGGCCCGGCAGTTCCTCGACGCGCTGCCGCTGACCAGGTACGAGCGCGCCGCGATCAGCCACCGCAATGCGGAGCGACTGCTGGGGCTGTGA
- a CDS encoding dynamin-like GTPase family protein: protein MAQPDDPRRVSVIVELIDHTIAIAELHERGDLVHRLRRARERITDPHIRVVIAGQLKQGKSQLLNSLLNLPVARVGDDEATVVITIVSYSAQPSARLVLSAGPNGETTTVDIPVEEINADLRRAPQANGRHVLRVEIGAPSPLLQGGLVFIDTPGVGGHGQPHLSATLGLLPDADAMLMVSDASQEFTEPEMWFLRKAHQICPVGVIVATKTDLYPHWRQIVNANANHLQRARVPMPIIPVSSLLRSHAVSLNDKELNDESNFPAVVKFLSEKVLTREVDRVRDEVLNEIRSAAGQLTTKAGSELASVNDPGLRDRLESDLQRRKRDAENALQATALWQQVLNDGFTDVSNDVDHDLRARFRAVTDEIEKRIDSCDPTLHWAEIGAEAEDAVATAVGDNFVWAYQRSAALADDVARSFADAGLNSVMSPELTSRLMATDFDQLKALAELESKPQGKGQKALSGLRGSYGGVVMIGMLSSVAGLGLFNPVSVGAGLLLGRMAYKEEKQSRLLRARAEAKANVRRFVDEVSFVVGKESRDRLKTIHRKLRDHYRDIANELSRSLNESLQATLTAAHLEGVERDTRVRELERQLDILRQVIENLDKLRPQATLGRA from the coding sequence GTGGCACAACCCGATGACCCGCGTCGGGTCAGCGTGATCGTCGAGCTGATCGACCACACGATCGCCATCGCAGAACTGCATGAACGCGGCGATCTCGTGCACCGGCTGCGGCGGGCCCGGGAGCGGATCACCGATCCCCACATCCGGGTGGTGATCGCCGGGCAACTCAAACAGGGCAAGAGTCAACTGCTCAACTCCCTGCTCAACCTGCCGGTAGCCCGGGTCGGCGACGACGAAGCCACCGTGGTGATCACCATCGTCAGCTACAGCGCCCAACCGTCGGCGCGCCTGGTCCTGTCGGCGGGACCCAACGGCGAAACCACGACGGTCGACATCCCGGTCGAGGAGATCAATGCCGATCTGCGCCGGGCGCCTCAGGCCAACGGACGTCACGTGCTGCGGGTCGAGATCGGCGCGCCCAGCCCACTGCTGCAAGGCGGTCTGGTGTTCATCGACACCCCCGGCGTGGGTGGCCACGGGCAGCCCCACCTTTCAGCGACGCTCGGCCTGCTGCCCGATGCCGATGCGATGTTGATGGTCAGCGACGCCAGCCAGGAGTTCACCGAACCCGAGATGTGGTTCCTGCGCAAGGCGCACCAGATCTGCCCGGTCGGGGTGATCGTCGCGACCAAGACCGACCTGTATCCGCACTGGCGTCAGATCGTCAACGCCAACGCCAATCACCTGCAGCGAGCCCGGGTGCCCATGCCGATCATCCCGGTTTCGTCGCTGTTGCGCAGCCACGCCGTGAGTCTCAACGACAAAGAACTCAACGACGAGTCCAACTTTCCGGCCGTGGTGAAGTTTCTCAGCGAGAAGGTGCTGACCCGGGAAGTTGACCGGGTGCGCGATGAGGTGCTCAACGAAATTCGTTCTGCCGCAGGGCAATTGACTACCAAGGCTGGGTCGGAGCTGGCTTCGGTCAACGACCCCGGGCTGCGTGACCGGCTGGAAAGCGATCTGCAGCGCCGCAAGCGCGACGCCGAGAACGCGCTGCAGGCGACCGCCCTGTGGCAGCAGGTACTCAACGACGGCTTCACCGATGTGAGCAACGACGTGGACCATGACCTGCGGGCACGCTTTCGCGCCGTCACCGACGAGATCGAAAAACGCATTGATTCTTGCGACCCCACCCTGCACTGGGCGGAGATCGGCGCCGAAGCCGAGGACGCGGTCGCCACCGCGGTCGGCGACAACTTCGTCTGGGCTTACCAGCGTTCGGCGGCCCTGGCGGACGACGTCGCCCGCTCCTTTGCGGACGCCGGTCTGAACTCGGTGATGTCGCCGGAGCTGACGTCGCGGCTGATGGCTACCGACTTCGATCAACTCAAAGCGCTCGCCGAGCTGGAATCCAAGCCGCAAGGAAAGGGACAGAAAGCCCTCTCGGGACTTCGCGGGTCCTACGGCGGTGTGGTGATGATCGGCATGCTGTCCTCTGTGGCCGGGCTGGGCCTGTTCAATCCGGTGTCGGTGGGTGCCGGGCTGTTGCTCGGCCGGATGGCCTACAAAGAGGAGAAACAGAGCCGGCTGCTGCGGGCGCGCGCCGAGGCCAAGGCGAACGTGCGGCGCTTCGTCGATGAGGTGTCGTTCGTCGTCGGCAAGGAATCGCGCGACCGGCTCAAGACGATCCACCGCAAGCTGCGCGACCATTACCGCGATATCGCCAACGAACTCAGCCGCTCGCTCAACGAGTCCCTGCAGGCCACCTTGACCGCTGCGCACCTCGAGGGCGTGGAGCGCGACACCCGGGTGCGTGAACTGGAGCGGCAACTGGACATCCTGCGCCAGGTCATCGAAAACTTGGACAAACTGCGGCCACAGGCGACCCTAGGACGAGCGTGA
- a CDS encoding amino acid permease, whose amino-acid sequence MAAPARALDREDAGYHKALKNRQIQMIALGGAIGTGLFLGAGGRLASAGPGLFIVFGICGVFVFLILRALGELVLYRPSSGSFVSYAREFFGEKVAFAAGWMYFLNWAMTGIVDTTAIAQYCRYWKVFQVVPQWTLALVALIVVVSMNLISVKLFGELEFWAALVKVLALVTFLIVGTVFLAGRFKIEGHDTGISLWSTHGGLLPTGPLSLLLVTSGVVFAYAAIELVGIAAGETAEPEKVMPRAINSVVFRIAVFYIGSTVLLALLLPYTDYKDGESPFVTFFNKLGISWGDDVMNLVVLTAALSSLNAGLYSTGRILRSMAINGSGPKFTAPMSKNGVPFGGILLTAGIGLFGIGLNAVTPKHAFEIVLHIAATGVIVAWATIVACQLRFHHLARAGEAERPKFRMPLSPYTGWITLIFLAGVLVLMMFDKVYGRWMLAAMAFGIPALIGGWFVVRGRVRDAAAEADA is encoded by the coding sequence ATGGCAGCGCCCGCGCGCGCGTTGGACCGCGAAGACGCGGGTTACCACAAGGCGCTCAAGAACCGGCAGATACAGATGATCGCCCTCGGCGGGGCCATCGGAACCGGGCTGTTCCTCGGTGCCGGCGGCCGGCTCGCCTCGGCCGGGCCGGGGTTGTTCATCGTCTTCGGCATCTGCGGCGTCTTCGTCTTCCTGATCCTGCGGGCCCTCGGCGAGCTGGTGCTCTACCGCCCGTCGTCGGGCTCGTTCGTGTCCTACGCGCGCGAATTCTTCGGCGAGAAGGTGGCTTTCGCCGCCGGCTGGATGTACTTCCTGAACTGGGCCATGACCGGAATCGTGGACACCACCGCCATCGCGCAGTACTGCCGCTACTGGAAGGTGTTCCAGGTCGTCCCCCAGTGGACGCTGGCCCTCGTCGCGCTGATCGTCGTGGTGTCGATGAACCTGATCTCGGTCAAGTTGTTCGGCGAGCTGGAGTTCTGGGCCGCCCTGGTCAAGGTGCTGGCGCTGGTCACGTTCCTGATCGTGGGCACCGTCTTCCTGGCGGGACGCTTCAAGATTGAAGGGCATGACACCGGGATTTCGCTGTGGAGCACCCACGGTGGCCTGTTGCCGACCGGCCCGCTATCCCTGTTGCTCGTCACCTCAGGGGTGGTGTTCGCATACGCCGCAATCGAACTCGTCGGCATCGCGGCCGGGGAAACCGCCGAGCCCGAAAAGGTCATGCCCCGTGCCATCAACTCCGTGGTCTTCCGGATCGCGGTCTTCTACATCGGTTCTACGGTCCTGCTCGCGCTGCTACTGCCCTACACGGACTACAAGGACGGCGAGAGCCCGTTCGTGACCTTCTTCAACAAGCTCGGCATCTCCTGGGGCGACGACGTGATGAACCTGGTGGTGCTCACCGCGGCGCTGTCGAGCCTGAACGCGGGTTTGTATTCCACCGGCCGGATCCTGAGGTCGATGGCGATCAACGGCAGCGGCCCGAAGTTCACCGCGCCGATGTCGAAGAACGGCGTGCCCTTCGGCGGCATCCTGCTCACCGCGGGAATCGGCCTGTTCGGCATCGGGCTCAATGCCGTGACGCCCAAACACGCCTTCGAGATCGTTCTGCACATCGCGGCGACCGGCGTCATCGTGGCCTGGGCGACGATCGTCGCGTGCCAGTTGCGGTTCCATCACCTGGCCAGAGCCGGGGAGGCGGAGCGCCCGAAATTCCGCATGCCGCTGTCGCCGTACACCGGATGGATCACGCTGATCTTCCTGGCCGGTGTGCTGGTGTTGATGATGTTCGACAAGGTGTACGGCCGCTGGATGCTGGCCGCGATGGCGTTCGGTATCCCGGCGCTCATCGGCGGCTGGTTCGTGGTGCGCGGGCGGGTGCGTGACGCCGCGGCGGAAGCTGACGCGTAA
- the iniC gene encoding isoniazid-induced dynamin-like GTPase IniC, which translates to MSTSDRVRAILNGTIQAYRGEPAYRQRPDVFHELERIGARLNEPIRIALAGTLKAGKSTLVNALVGDDIAPTDATEATRIVTWFRHGPTPKVTAIHQGGRRSNVPITHRDGLSFDLRNLNPAEVAHLDVEWPAQELMQATIIDTPGTSSLTRDASERTLRLLVPPDGVPRVDAVVFLLRTLNAADIALLKQIGGLVGGSAGALGIIGVASRADEIGAGRIDAMLSASEVARRFTSEMNQTGICQAVVPVSGLLAMTARTLRQSEFVALQKLAGSDAAELNRALLSVDRFVRPDSPLPVDAATRAHLLERFGMFGIRISIAVLAAGVADASGLANELLERSGLATLRNVIDQQFAQRSDMLKAHTALVSLRRFVEAHPVLATPYVIADIDPLLADTHAFEELRLLSQLSSRTTTLKEADVVLLRRIIGGSGTGPASRLRLDPEVCRANPQEVSRAAFAAAQHWRRRAEHPLNDPFTSRACRAAVRSAEALLAEFAV; encoded by the coding sequence GTGAGCACAAGCGATCGGGTCCGCGCCATCCTGAACGGAACCATCCAGGCTTATCGGGGAGAACCGGCATACCGTCAGCGCCCGGACGTCTTCCACGAATTGGAACGCATCGGCGCGCGGCTCAACGAGCCGATCCGCATCGCGTTGGCAGGCACCCTCAAGGCGGGTAAGTCCACACTGGTCAACGCGCTGGTGGGCGATGATATCGCACCGACGGACGCGACCGAGGCGACCAGGATCGTGACCTGGTTCAGGCACGGGCCGACACCGAAGGTCACCGCGATCCACCAGGGCGGAAGGCGCAGCAACGTGCCGATCACCCACCGCGACGGGCTGAGTTTCGACCTGCGCAACCTCAACCCGGCGGAGGTGGCCCACCTCGATGTGGAGTGGCCCGCCCAGGAGTTGATGCAAGCCACCATCATCGACACCCCCGGTACCTCGTCGTTGACTCGCGACGCCTCCGAGCGCACGCTGCGACTACTTGTCCCGCCGGACGGGGTGCCACGAGTGGACGCGGTGGTGTTCCTGTTGCGCACCCTCAACGCCGCCGACATCGCTTTGCTCAAACAGATCGGCGGTCTGGTGGGCGGGTCCGCTGGAGCGCTGGGGATCATCGGTGTCGCATCGCGTGCGGACGAGATCGGCGCCGGCCGGATCGATGCGATGCTGTCCGCCAGTGAAGTGGCCAGGCGGTTCACCAGCGAGATGAACCAGACTGGCATCTGTCAGGCGGTGGTTCCGGTGTCGGGCCTGCTCGCGATGACCGCGCGCACACTGCGTCAGAGCGAATTCGTCGCCTTGCAGAAGCTCGCCGGCTCGGACGCCGCCGAACTCAACAGGGCGCTGTTGAGCGTGGATCGCTTCGTGCGCCCGGACAGCCCGCTGCCGGTGGACGCCGCGACCCGTGCTCATCTGCTGGAGCGGTTCGGGATGTTCGGCATCCGGATCTCGATTGCGGTGCTGGCCGCCGGCGTCGCCGACGCGTCCGGGTTGGCCAACGAACTGCTGGAGCGCAGCGGGTTGGCGACCCTGCGCAACGTCATCGACCAGCAGTTCGCGCAGCGCTCCGACATGCTCAAGGCCCACACCGCGCTGGTGTCGCTGCGCCGCTTCGTCGAAGCGCACCCGGTGCTTGCTACGCCATATGTGATCGCCGACATCGACCCGCTGCTGGCCGACACCCATGCCTTCGAGGAACTCCGACTTCTGAGTCAACTATCCTCGCGCACAACGACTTTGAAAGAAGCCGATGTTGTGCTGCTGCGGCGGATCATCGGCGGTTCGGGCACCGGCCCAGCCAGCCGGCTGCGCTTGGATCCCGAGGTCTGCCGGGCCAACCCTCAGGAGGTTTCCCGGGCGGCGTTCGCTGCGGCACAACACTGGCGCCGCCGCGCCGAACATCCGTTGAACGATCCGTTCACCAGCCGGGCGTGCCGTGCCGCGGTCCGCAGTGCTGAGGCGCTGTTAGCTGAATTCGCCGTCTAG
- a CDS encoding alpha/beta fold hydrolase, which produces MESSDSRPPVLFIHGAFGRPALLKPWIDFFGQAGFDCVAPALPGRDPSDDAVLRRTGIGQLFDTVLQAYDGLATRPVIIGHSMGGLLAQKLAAARDPRAVVLLASVPPGILWPQLKPLPHLAPLMPSILAGRPILPSPRTMREVPLCTLPSTEQDKLIPLLVRDSGKVYRQMLVGAPVTRVNAADVTCPVLCVSAGEDRNVAARASRQIAKRYGAQHQVHPGLPHWIIAESALNEVAPPVLEWLSQTLDSGG; this is translated from the coding sequence ATGGAGTCGAGCGACTCACGCCCGCCGGTTCTGTTCATACACGGCGCATTCGGCCGTCCGGCACTGCTCAAGCCGTGGATCGACTTCTTCGGTCAGGCCGGATTCGATTGCGTCGCACCAGCTTTGCCGGGGCGCGATCCATCGGATGATGCGGTGCTGCGCCGCACCGGCATCGGCCAGCTGTTCGACACGGTCCTGCAGGCCTACGACGGCCTCGCCACGCGGCCGGTCATCATCGGCCACAGCATGGGCGGGTTACTTGCCCAGAAGCTCGCGGCAGCGCGGGATCCGCGCGCCGTTGTGCTGTTGGCCTCGGTTCCGCCGGGCATCCTCTGGCCGCAACTGAAACCGCTTCCGCACCTGGCGCCGCTGATGCCCAGCATCCTGGCGGGCAGACCGATTCTGCCGTCGCCCCGGACGATGCGCGAAGTTCCGCTGTGCACGCTGCCTTCCACCGAGCAGGACAAGTTGATACCGCTGCTGGTTCGCGATTCTGGGAAGGTCTACCGCCAGATGCTGGTCGGTGCCCCCGTCACGCGGGTCAACGCCGCAGATGTGACGTGTCCGGTGCTGTGCGTCAGCGCGGGCGAGGACCGAAATGTCGCGGCGCGAGCTTCACGTCAGATCGCCAAGCGGTACGGCGCTCAGCACCAGGTACACCCCGGCCTACCGCACTGGATCATCGCGGAATCGGCGCTGAACGAGGTGGCCCCACCCGTGCTCGAGTGGCTGTCGCAGACCCTCGACTCGGGCGGGTGA
- a CDS encoding Hsp70 family protein produces the protein MSEPLGLSIGVANLVAARSGSVPVSRTPVVTLFENRPSEVGLPEENPNLTEPGLVLRGFVERVGDPAPLVAADGTKYLGQALTIEALEAMARTVGYGRPITVAVPAYWSENQVAALRQELFAQPDLTAHGGTPTLISDATAALAAVNARPGFPRQGVVALCDFGAGGTSVTLANAGSGFQQIGSTVRYSEFSGDDLDQLILNHLLAASPGVDSSDVSNTATSMGSVTRMLSACRTAKEQLSANTVATVATGANDQRLTRSEFEELIAPPLDRFLGSIPEVLQRNGIGQLAGVAIVGGGAAIPLISTRMSQRLQVPVFTTAQPLFAAAVGAATLGDAQVASAGAATGIGPAVGLPTSMIGAAGPETLASPTAPVDTEAFPDGARQETDRALAWSEDSGTGMEPVPYTGPADYTGPVEPPPAPAVPETRQDRYAGEPEVPLWYRRPAILLSLAGAAAAIIVAVVLALTLRPTNAKPVVTTSQPPPFTTVVTGPDNSPTETVVTPPPVTVTTTPSTTTNPPSTSTTSSTTSTTSSTTTTTTTTQPTTTTTQPTTTTQPTTTQQTTTQAPPTTTQKPPTTTAAPVTPTAAPTSAAPAPAPAPGG, from the coding sequence ATGAGCGAGCCGCTCGGGTTGTCGATCGGCGTGGCCAACCTGGTGGCTGCCCGCTCCGGCAGCGTCCCGGTCTCTCGCACACCCGTCGTGACGTTGTTCGAGAATCGTCCATCCGAGGTGGGGCTGCCCGAGGAGAACCCGAATCTGACCGAGCCCGGCCTGGTGCTGCGCGGGTTCGTGGAACGGGTCGGTGATCCGGCGCCGCTGGTGGCGGCCGACGGGACCAAGTACCTGGGACAGGCGCTGACCATCGAAGCTCTGGAAGCGATGGCGCGCACCGTGGGCTACGGCCGGCCGATCACGGTCGCCGTGCCCGCGTACTGGTCAGAAAACCAGGTCGCCGCGTTGCGCCAGGAACTGTTTGCGCAGCCCGACCTGACGGCTCACGGCGGCACGCCGACGTTGATCTCCGATGCCACCGCGGCGCTGGCCGCGGTCAATGCCCGACCCGGGTTCCCCAGGCAGGGTGTCGTCGCGCTGTGCGACTTCGGTGCCGGCGGCACCAGTGTCACGCTGGCCAACGCCGGGTCCGGCTTCCAGCAGATCGGCAGCACGGTCCGCTACAGCGAGTTCTCCGGTGACGACCTCGACCAGTTGATCCTCAACCACCTGTTGGCCGCCTCCCCCGGTGTCGACAGCAGCGACGTATCCAACACCGCCACTTCGATGGGTTCGGTGACCCGGATGCTGAGCGCCTGCCGCACCGCCAAGGAGCAACTGTCCGCGAATACGGTGGCGACCGTCGCTACCGGGGCCAATGATCAGCGGCTGACCCGCAGCGAATTCGAAGAGCTCATCGCACCGCCGTTGGACAGGTTCCTTGGTTCTATTCCAGAAGTGCTGCAGCGCAATGGAATTGGGCAACTTGCGGGGGTGGCGATCGTCGGTGGCGGCGCCGCTATCCCACTGATCTCCACCAGGATGTCGCAACGCCTGCAGGTGCCGGTCTTCACGACCGCGCAACCCCTGTTCGCCGCAGCGGTCGGCGCCGCCACTCTGGGCGACGCCCAAGTGGCGTCGGCGGGCGCGGCCACCGGAATCGGCCCCGCAGTCGGCCTGCCGACAAGCATGATCGGCGCGGCCGGTCCTGAGACGTTGGCGTCCCCGACTGCGCCGGTCGACACCGAGGCCTTTCCCGACGGTGCCCGTCAGGAGACCGACCGCGCGCTGGCGTGGTCCGAAGACAGCGGTACGGGCATGGAACCGGTCCCGTACACGGGACCTGCCGATTACACCGGTCCGGTCGAGCCTCCTCCCGCCCCGGCAGTCCCCGAGACCCGACAGGACCGTTACGCGGGCGAACCGGAGGTCCCACTGTGGTACCGGCGTCCGGCCATCCTGCTCAGCCTCGCCGGCGCCGCCGCGGCCATCATCGTCGCGGTAGTGCTGGCGCTGACTCTGCGGCCGACCAATGCCAAGCCGGTAGTGACCACCTCGCAGCCGCCGCCCTTCACCACCGTCGTGACCGGACCGGACAACAGCCCGACCGAGACGGTGGTCACCCCGCCGCCCGTCACGGTGACCACCACGCCCTCTACCACCACCAACCCGCCCAGCACCTCGACCACATCGTCGACCACATCAACCACCTCGTCGACGACGACAACCACGACGACCACCCAGCCCACCACCACAACGACCCAGCCGACGACGACGACCCAACCGACCACCACTCAGCAGACCACCACCCAGGCACCGCCGACGACTACGCAGAAACCGCCGACCACGACGGCGGCACCGGTCACGCCTACTGCGGCGCCCACCTCCGCGGCGCCGGCCCCTGCGCCCGCGCCCGGGGGCTGA
- a CDS encoding Rv0340 family IniB-related protein, whose amino-acid sequence MANSLLDFVISLVRDPEVAARYAANPAQAIADAHLTDVTSVDVNNLIPMVSDSLSMGGPTGAATGMPVADHGNVWASGAATAAFDAFAPHPPAAVAPQHAAIGGFDGVINQPAAHLPADAVAGPPAAAVGHPEPSPLLIGGGAPEIAFDHGGFPASDPGIWDHSVIHPDAHPHEGQPDHHGFGIDGLHG is encoded by the coding sequence ATGGCTAATTCGTTGCTCGATTTCGTGATCTCACTTGTGCGTGATCCGGAAGTCGCTGCGCGCTACGCCGCCAACCCCGCCCAGGCCATTGCCGACGCGCACCTTACCGACGTGACCAGCGTCGATGTCAACAACTTGATCCCGATGGTGTCGGATTCGCTGTCGATGGGTGGACCTACAGGGGCTGCCACCGGAATGCCCGTCGCTGATCACGGCAATGTGTGGGCGAGTGGTGCGGCAACGGCGGCATTCGATGCCTTCGCGCCACATCCGCCGGCTGCGGTGGCGCCTCAGCACGCGGCCATCGGTGGATTCGATGGCGTCATCAACCAACCAGCGGCGCACCTGCCGGCCGATGCGGTTGCGGGTCCACCCGCAGCGGCGGTTGGGCATCCTGAACCATCACCGCTGCTCATAGGTGGTGGAGCGCCAGAAATTGCGTTCGACCACGGCGGCTTTCCGGCCAGCGACCCGGGCATATGGGACCACTCCGTGATCCACCCGGACGCCCATCCGCACGAGGGACAGCCTGATCACCACGGCTTCGGCATCGACGGATTGCACGGCTGA
- a CDS encoding oligopeptide transporter substrate-binding protein, translated as MTRYDPPEYGANDPTAYGNYGYGPTGGGYGQPAGGGYPPEPEPERTPGWRKPLALVGWGVLIAVLIALIIYGIVLLARGRPSPATVTTTVTTVAPATTTTTGTTAPSTTTTTTTTTTTTTTTTTTTPTTTTETTTSAPTTTTTTTTSASPTTTPANSPAPGAIPRLPSQITLPAIPTVINLPPGV; from the coding sequence GTGACGAGGTACGACCCGCCCGAATACGGCGCCAACGACCCGACCGCCTACGGCAACTACGGCTACGGGCCCACCGGGGGCGGGTACGGGCAGCCGGCCGGCGGTGGCTACCCGCCCGAACCGGAGCCCGAGCGCACGCCCGGCTGGCGCAAACCACTCGCACTGGTCGGCTGGGGCGTGCTGATAGCGGTACTGATCGCGCTGATCATCTATGGCATCGTTCTGCTCGCGCGTGGCCGGCCGAGCCCGGCCACGGTCACCACCACCGTGACCACGGTGGCGCCGGCGACGACGACCACCACCGGCACCACAGCGCCGAGCACCACGACAACGACCACGACGACAACCACCACCACAACGACGACGACCACCACCACCCCGACGACGACCACCGAAACCACCACGAGCGCACCCACCACGACGACGACGACCACCACGAGCGCATCGCCGACCACCACGCCCGCCAATTCCCCGGCACCCGGAGCGATTCCCAGGCTGCCGTCGCAGATAACGTTGCCGGCCATACCCACCGTCATCAATCTGCCGCCAGGAGTGTGA